A section of the Salmo salar chromosome ssa05, Ssal_v3.1, whole genome shotgun sequence genome encodes:
- the hnrpg gene encoding heterogeneous nuclear ribonucleoprotein G isoform X1 — translation MAEADRPGKLFIGGLDTETNEKALEKHFSKYGRIVEVLLMKDRETNKSRGFAFVTFESPADAKDAAREMNGKSLDGKPIKVEQATKPQFESAGRRGPPPMRGRGPPRGPRGSRGAPMRGPPSRDYYDNVGIVEPFFKGISSRGPPPLKRGPPIRNGGPPPKRHAPSPMGRRKSSMSRDRDPYGPPPPRRDSMSRRDDYPSPRDEYYSTKDSYSSREYVSSRDTRDYAPTPRDYPPRDYPQSSSRDEYGSMSRGYSDGYGGGREPKSYMERPSGASYREPYDGYGNSRSAPPSRGPQPSYNGSGGSSRYDDYGSSSRDGYGSRESYPSSRSEPYPPSRGERMGKQERGPAPPIERGYPREAYSGSSRGAPRGGRGGSRVDRGIARSRY, via the exons ATGGCAGAGGCTGACCGACCAGGGAAGCTCTTCATTGGTGGCCTGGACACTGAAACTAACGAGAAGGCCCTTGAGAAGCATTTCAGCAAATATGGCAGAATAGTAGAAG TTCTGTTGATGAAAGACCGTGAAACGAACAAATCACGAGGTTTTGCTTTTGTGACCTTTGAGAGTCCGGCTGATGCAAAGGATGCTGCGCGTGAAATGAATGGGAAG TCACTTGATGGTAAGCCAATTAAGGTTGAACAAGCAACAAAACCTCAGTTTGAGTCAGCAGGCAGACGCGGCCCACCGCCCATGCGTGGCCGCGGCCCCCCTAGAGGTCCTAGAGGATCTAGAGGAGCACCAATGAGGGGTCCACCATCCAGAG ACTACTATGATAACGTAGGGATTGTAGAACCCTTTTTCAAAGGGATTTCGTCCAGAGGTCCCCCACCACTGAAAAGGGGACCTCCGATTCGTAATGGAGGCCCCCCACCCAAGAGACATGCTCCTTCTCCGATGGGCAGACGTAAGT CTTCCATGTCTAGGGACAGGGATCCCTATGGCCCACCCCCTCCCCGCAGAGACTCAATGTCCAGAAGGGATGATTACCCATCACCAAGAGATGAATATTACAGCACAAAGGACAG CTATTCTAGCCGGGAATATGTGAGTTCCAGGGATACAAGGGACTACGCACCAACACCACGGGACTATCCGCCAAGGGATTATCCCCAATCCAGTTCCCGCGATGAATATGGGTCAATGTCAAGGGGCTACAG TGATGGTTATGGTGGAGGCCGGGAACCCAAAAGCTATATGGAGCGCCCTAGTGGAGCCTCTTATCGAGAGCCCTACGATGGTTACG GTAACTCACGCAGCGCCCCACCCTCAAGGGGCCCCCAACCATCCTACAATGGCAGTGGCGGAAGCAGTCGCTATGACGACTATGGAAGCAGTTCCCGGGATGGCTATGGCAGTCGTGAAAGTTACCCCAGCAGTCGGAGTGAACCATACCCTCCTAGCCGTGGTGAGCGAATGGGCAAGCAGGAGCGGGGGCCAGCACCCCCAATCGAGAGAGGCTACCCCCGTGAAGCGTACAGTGGCTCAAGTCGCGGGGCGCCCCGTGGTGGCCGCGGAGGCAGCAGAGTCGATAGAGGAATTGCCCGCAGCAGATACTGA
- the hnrpg gene encoding heterogeneous nuclear ribonucleoprotein G isoform X2, which yields MAEADRPGKLFIGGLDTETNEKALEKHFSKYGRIVEVLLMKDRETNKSRGFAFVTFESPADAKDAAREMNGKSLDGKPIKVEQATKPQFESAGRRGPPPMRGRGPPRGPRGSRGAPMRGPPSRDYYDNVGIVEPFFKGISSRGPPPLKRGPPIRNGGPPPKRHAPSPMGRPSMSRDRDPYGPPPPRRDSMSRRDDYPSPRDEYYSTKDSYSSREYVSSRDTRDYAPTPRDYPPRDYPQSSSRDEYGSMSRGYSDGYGGGREPKSYMERPSGASYREPYDGYGNSRSAPPSRGPQPSYNGSGGSSRYDDYGSSSRDGYGSRESYPSSRSEPYPPSRGERMGKQERGPAPPIERGYPREAYSGSSRGAPRGGRGGSRVDRGIARSRY from the exons ATGGCAGAGGCTGACCGACCAGGGAAGCTCTTCATTGGTGGCCTGGACACTGAAACTAACGAGAAGGCCCTTGAGAAGCATTTCAGCAAATATGGCAGAATAGTAGAAG TTCTGTTGATGAAAGACCGTGAAACGAACAAATCACGAGGTTTTGCTTTTGTGACCTTTGAGAGTCCGGCTGATGCAAAGGATGCTGCGCGTGAAATGAATGGGAAG TCACTTGATGGTAAGCCAATTAAGGTTGAACAAGCAACAAAACCTCAGTTTGAGTCAGCAGGCAGACGCGGCCCACCGCCCATGCGTGGCCGCGGCCCCCCTAGAGGTCCTAGAGGATCTAGAGGAGCACCAATGAGGGGTCCACCATCCAGAG ACTACTATGATAACGTAGGGATTGTAGAACCCTTTTTCAAAGGGATTTCGTCCAGAGGTCCCCCACCACTGAAAAGGGGACCTCCGATTCGTAATGGAGGCCCCCCACCCAAGAGACATGCTCCTTCTCCGATGGGCAGAC CTTCCATGTCTAGGGACAGGGATCCCTATGGCCCACCCCCTCCCCGCAGAGACTCAATGTCCAGAAGGGATGATTACCCATCACCAAGAGATGAATATTACAGCACAAAGGACAG CTATTCTAGCCGGGAATATGTGAGTTCCAGGGATACAAGGGACTACGCACCAACACCACGGGACTATCCGCCAAGGGATTATCCCCAATCCAGTTCCCGCGATGAATATGGGTCAATGTCAAGGGGCTACAG TGATGGTTATGGTGGAGGCCGGGAACCCAAAAGCTATATGGAGCGCCCTAGTGGAGCCTCTTATCGAGAGCCCTACGATGGTTACG GTAACTCACGCAGCGCCCCACCCTCAAGGGGCCCCCAACCATCCTACAATGGCAGTGGCGGAAGCAGTCGCTATGACGACTATGGAAGCAGTTCCCGGGATGGCTATGGCAGTCGTGAAAGTTACCCCAGCAGTCGGAGTGAACCATACCCTCCTAGCCGTGGTGAGCGAATGGGCAAGCAGGAGCGGGGGCCAGCACCCCCAATCGAGAGAGGCTACCCCCGTGAAGCGTACAGTGGCTCAAGTCGCGGGGCGCCCCGTGGTGGCCGCGGAGGCAGCAGAGTCGATAGAGGAATTGCCCGCAGCAGATACTGA
- the hnrpg gene encoding Heterogeneous nuclear ribonucleoprotein G gives MAEADRPGKLFIGGLDTETNEKALEKHFSKYGRIVEVLLMKDRETNKSRGFAFVTFESPADAKDAAREMNGKSLDGKPIKVEQATKPQFESAGRRGPPPMRGRGPPRGPRGSRGAPMRGPPSREPFFKGISSRGPPPLKRGPPIRNGGPPPKRHAPSPMGRPSMSRDRDPYGPPPPRRDSMSRRDDYPSPRDEYYSTKDSYSSREYVSSRDTRDYAPTPRDYPPRDYPQSSSRDEYGSMSRGYSDGYGGGREPKSYMERPSGASYREPYDGYGKIDHLSVMATSCCSLAT, from the exons ATGGCAGAGGCTGACCGACCAGGGAAGCTCTTCATTGGTGGCCTGGACACTGAAACTAACGAGAAGGCCCTTGAGAAGCATTTCAGCAAATATGGCAGAATAGTAGAAG TTCTGTTGATGAAAGACCGTGAAACGAACAAATCACGAGGTTTTGCTTTTGTGACCTTTGAGAGTCCGGCTGATGCAAAGGATGCTGCGCGTGAAATGAATGGGAAG TCACTTGATGGTAAGCCAATTAAGGTTGAACAAGCAACAAAACCTCAGTTTGAGTCAGCAGGCAGACGCGGCCCACCGCCCATGCGTGGCCGCGGCCCCCCTAGAGGTCCTAGAGGATCTAGAGGAGCACCAATGAGGGGTCCACCATCCAGAG AACCCTTTTTCAAAGGGATTTCGTCCAGAGGTCCCCCACCACTGAAAAGGGGACCTCCGATTCGTAATGGAGGCCCCCCACCCAAGAGACATGCTCCTTCTCCGATGGGCAGAC CTTCCATGTCTAGGGACAGGGATCCCTATGGCCCACCCCCTCCCCGCAGAGACTCAATGTCCAGAAGGGATGATTACCCATCACCAAGAGATGAATATTACAGCACAAAGGACAG CTATTCTAGCCGGGAATATGTGAGTTCCAGGGATACAAGGGACTACGCACCAACACCACGGGACTATCCGCCAAGGGATTATCCCCAATCCAGTTCCCGCGATGAATATGGGTCAATGTCAAGGGGCTACAG TGATGGTTATGGTGGAGGCCGGGAACCCAAAAGCTATATGGAGCGCCCTAGTGGAGCCTCTTATCGAGAGCCCTACGATGGTTACGGTAAGATTGACCACTTAAGTGTAATGGCAACAAGTTGCTGTAGTCTCGCAACCTGA
- the hnrpg gene encoding heterogeneous nuclear ribonucleoprotein G isoform X3, which yields MAEADRPGKLFIGGLDTETNEKALEKHFSKYGRIVEVLLMKDRETNKSRGFAFVTFESPADAKDAAREMNGKSLDGKPIKVEQATKPQFESAGRRGPPPMRGRGPPRGPRGSRGAPMRGPPSREPFFKGISSRGPPPLKRGPPIRNGGPPPKRHAPSPMGRRKSSMSRDRDPYGPPPPRRDSMSRRDDYPSPRDEYYSTKDSYSSREYVSSRDTRDYAPTPRDYPPRDYPQSSSRDEYGSMSRGYSDGYGGGREPKSYMERPSGASYREPYDGYGNSRSAPPSRGPQPSYNGSGGSSRYDDYGSSSRDGYGSRESYPSSRSEPYPPSRGERMGKQERGPAPPIERGYPREAYSGSSRGAPRGGRGGSRVDRGIARSRY from the exons ATGGCAGAGGCTGACCGACCAGGGAAGCTCTTCATTGGTGGCCTGGACACTGAAACTAACGAGAAGGCCCTTGAGAAGCATTTCAGCAAATATGGCAGAATAGTAGAAG TTCTGTTGATGAAAGACCGTGAAACGAACAAATCACGAGGTTTTGCTTTTGTGACCTTTGAGAGTCCGGCTGATGCAAAGGATGCTGCGCGTGAAATGAATGGGAAG TCACTTGATGGTAAGCCAATTAAGGTTGAACAAGCAACAAAACCTCAGTTTGAGTCAGCAGGCAGACGCGGCCCACCGCCCATGCGTGGCCGCGGCCCCCCTAGAGGTCCTAGAGGATCTAGAGGAGCACCAATGAGGGGTCCACCATCCAGAG AACCCTTTTTCAAAGGGATTTCGTCCAGAGGTCCCCCACCACTGAAAAGGGGACCTCCGATTCGTAATGGAGGCCCCCCACCCAAGAGACATGCTCCTTCTCCGATGGGCAGACGTAAGT CTTCCATGTCTAGGGACAGGGATCCCTATGGCCCACCCCCTCCCCGCAGAGACTCAATGTCCAGAAGGGATGATTACCCATCACCAAGAGATGAATATTACAGCACAAAGGACAG CTATTCTAGCCGGGAATATGTGAGTTCCAGGGATACAAGGGACTACGCACCAACACCACGGGACTATCCGCCAAGGGATTATCCCCAATCCAGTTCCCGCGATGAATATGGGTCAATGTCAAGGGGCTACAG TGATGGTTATGGTGGAGGCCGGGAACCCAAAAGCTATATGGAGCGCCCTAGTGGAGCCTCTTATCGAGAGCCCTACGATGGTTACG GTAACTCACGCAGCGCCCCACCCTCAAGGGGCCCCCAACCATCCTACAATGGCAGTGGCGGAAGCAGTCGCTATGACGACTATGGAAGCAGTTCCCGGGATGGCTATGGCAGTCGTGAAAGTTACCCCAGCAGTCGGAGTGAACCATACCCTCCTAGCCGTGGTGAGCGAATGGGCAAGCAGGAGCGGGGGCCAGCACCCCCAATCGAGAGAGGCTACCCCCGTGAAGCGTACAGTGGCTCAAGTCGCGGGGCGCCCCGTGGTGGCCGCGGAGGCAGCAGAGTCGATAGAGGAATTGCCCGCAGCAGATACTGA
- the hnrpg gene encoding heterogeneous nuclear ribonucleoprotein G isoform X4 has translation MAEADRPGKLFIGGLDTETNEKALEKHFSKYGRIVEVLLMKDRETNKSRGFAFVTFESPADAKDAAREMNGKSLDGKPIKVEQATKPQFESAGRRGPPPMRGRGPPRGPRGSRGAPMRGPPSREPFFKGISSRGPPPLKRGPPIRNGGPPPKRHAPSPMGRPSMSRDRDPYGPPPPRRDSMSRRDDYPSPRDEYYSTKDSYSSREYVSSRDTRDYAPTPRDYPPRDYPQSSSRDEYGSMSRGYSDGYGGGREPKSYMERPSGASYREPYDGYGNSRSAPPSRGPQPSYNGSGGSSRYDDYGSSSRDGYGSRESYPSSRSEPYPPSRGERMGKQERGPAPPIERGYPREAYSGSSRGAPRGGRGGSRVDRGIARSRY, from the exons ATGGCAGAGGCTGACCGACCAGGGAAGCTCTTCATTGGTGGCCTGGACACTGAAACTAACGAGAAGGCCCTTGAGAAGCATTTCAGCAAATATGGCAGAATAGTAGAAG TTCTGTTGATGAAAGACCGTGAAACGAACAAATCACGAGGTTTTGCTTTTGTGACCTTTGAGAGTCCGGCTGATGCAAAGGATGCTGCGCGTGAAATGAATGGGAAG TCACTTGATGGTAAGCCAATTAAGGTTGAACAAGCAACAAAACCTCAGTTTGAGTCAGCAGGCAGACGCGGCCCACCGCCCATGCGTGGCCGCGGCCCCCCTAGAGGTCCTAGAGGATCTAGAGGAGCACCAATGAGGGGTCCACCATCCAGAG AACCCTTTTTCAAAGGGATTTCGTCCAGAGGTCCCCCACCACTGAAAAGGGGACCTCCGATTCGTAATGGAGGCCCCCCACCCAAGAGACATGCTCCTTCTCCGATGGGCAGAC CTTCCATGTCTAGGGACAGGGATCCCTATGGCCCACCCCCTCCCCGCAGAGACTCAATGTCCAGAAGGGATGATTACCCATCACCAAGAGATGAATATTACAGCACAAAGGACAG CTATTCTAGCCGGGAATATGTGAGTTCCAGGGATACAAGGGACTACGCACCAACACCACGGGACTATCCGCCAAGGGATTATCCCCAATCCAGTTCCCGCGATGAATATGGGTCAATGTCAAGGGGCTACAG TGATGGTTATGGTGGAGGCCGGGAACCCAAAAGCTATATGGAGCGCCCTAGTGGAGCCTCTTATCGAGAGCCCTACGATGGTTACG GTAACTCACGCAGCGCCCCACCCTCAAGGGGCCCCCAACCATCCTACAATGGCAGTGGCGGAAGCAGTCGCTATGACGACTATGGAAGCAGTTCCCGGGATGGCTATGGCAGTCGTGAAAGTTACCCCAGCAGTCGGAGTGAACCATACCCTCCTAGCCGTGGTGAGCGAATGGGCAAGCAGGAGCGGGGGCCAGCACCCCCAATCGAGAGAGGCTACCCCCGTGAAGCGTACAGTGGCTCAAGTCGCGGGGCGCCCCGTGGTGGCCGCGGAGGCAGCAGAGTCGATAGAGGAATTGCCCGCAGCAGATACTGA